In Acidobacteriota bacterium, the sequence GATGGCTCATGGCCAAGAGCCTCATCGAGACGAAGGGCCTGGGCTGGGCCTGGTTTATCCACGCGGTGGCTGACATCCCCGTCTTTTTCTTCCTGGCGGCGAACGCGGTCACCGCGGGACCGTGATTCGGATCCGGTTGAAGACCGCCGCTCGGGTCAGCGGACTTCGGACATCGGACTTCGTGCTCGTAATTCGTAATCGTGATCGTCATCGTCATCGTAGTCGTAATCGAGACTTGAGGCTCGAGACTCGTTCCCGATCATCGGTTATCGGACTTCGGAAACCGGACATAGGCACAAGCGGTTCGCGGTTCGGGGCTCGCAATTCGGGTCTCGCGGTTTGGGGTTTGCAGTTCGGGTCTTCCCGTTTGTCTTGCCGCCCGTCGTACGTCTCCGTCTCTCGTCTTTCGATTCACCATCCGAAATGACCAATGGCAAATGACCAATGAACGATGATCAATGAATGCTGCCTAGTCCCCATTCACCCAATCACTGATTCACCGATTCACCGACTGACTTTAACCATGCGATGATTCTCCCACCGCCTTGACACCGCCGGGCGGGCCGTTTATAGTGCATTTAAAGTTTTCCATCCGAGGTGCGAGCATGCTGCAGGACGCCTTTTTGGAGCTCTTGCGCCGCGCCGCCTGCGACCTCCCCCCCGACGTGGAGGCGGCGTTGCGCCAGGCCTACGAGCGGGAGGAAGCGGGCCAGCCCGCCAAGAGCGTGTTCGGGACCATCCTGGAGAACGTGGCCATGGCCCGCGAGGCCTCTACGCCCATCTGCCAGGACACCGGGTCCATCAACTTCTACATCGACTTTCCGGTGGGCCAGCGGGAACAGGACTACCGCGTCGCGGCGGAAGCCGCCGCTGTCGAAGGGACGAAGCGGACCTACCTGCGCCCCAACG encodes:
- a CDS encoding fumarate hydratase; this translates as MLQDAFLELLRRAACDLPPDVEAALRQAYEREEAGQPAKSVFGTILENVAMAREASTPICQDTGSINFYIDFPVGQREQDYRVAAEAAAVEGTKRTYLRPN